From a region of the Paraburkholderia caribensis genome:
- a CDS encoding SDR family NAD(P)-dependent oxidoreductase, producing the protein MGKLQGKVAVITGGSSGIGLATATRFVAEGAYVFITGRRQTELEKAKEIIGSNVTAVQGDIASLDDLNRLYETVQREKGGLDIIVASAGYVASLPTESVTPEHFDKTFDINARGTFFTVQKALPLMRDGGSIVVVASGMHIKGFADFGVYAATKAAIRSFTRTWASEFKGRGIRVNTLSPGMIETPIVDGLFNSKEEADGARAMEG; encoded by the coding sequence ATGGGTAAGCTTCAGGGCAAAGTTGCGGTCATTACGGGCGGAAGTAGCGGAATCGGGCTCGCAACCGCGACGCGATTCGTCGCGGAGGGCGCGTATGTCTTCATCACGGGGCGTCGTCAAACAGAACTGGAAAAGGCGAAGGAGATCATCGGCTCGAACGTAACAGCGGTTCAGGGCGACATCGCCAGCCTTGATGATCTGAATCGCCTCTACGAAACGGTGCAACGCGAGAAGGGCGGTTTGGACATCATTGTGGCAAGTGCAGGATACGTCGCTTCGTTGCCAACGGAGTCCGTAACGCCTGAACACTTCGACAAGACTTTCGACATCAATGCACGCGGTACGTTCTTCACGGTGCAAAAGGCGCTGCCGCTGATGCGCGACGGCGGCTCTATCGTCGTCGTTGCTTCCGGGATGCACATCAAGGGTTTTGCGGACTTTGGCGTCTATGCTGCGACGAAGGCGGCAATCCGTTCGTTCACCCGGACGTGGGCGTCGGAATTCAAAGGTCGTGGCATTCGCGTCAACACGCTGAGTCCGGGCATGATCGAAACACCGATCGTGGACGGCCTGTTCAATTCGAAGGAGGAGGCGGATGGTGCGCGGGCAATGGAGGGATGA
- the coxB gene encoding cytochrome c oxidase subunit II — MTDDLGVRPASWRAGTAQRAGVVAFAQLMALDVAARPEQSALHPAGVQAAHILSLWNLTLVICAAVFAAVLLATLVALLRNRRNGDSPPLAPRPGERTAARTRNAVIAATAASVVLLVGLVIADVMTDRALSKLPVENAVHIEVTGQQWWWQAVYSPEAGQPGFATANELHVPVGRPVIVDLKAGDVIHTFWVPNLHGKKDMLPGIQTTIEFRADKPGIYRGQCAEFCGAEHALMAMLVVAQSPEQYTAWRGQQATSASRPSDALAQRGRQIFEQSSCAGCHTVRGSSAQGTLGPDLTHLMGRQTIAAGALANTPAGLHQWIRDPQAAKPGTTMPAVPLAADDLRAVIAWLGTLQ, encoded by the coding sequence ATGACCGACGACCTCGGTGTTCGCCCAGCTAGCTGGCGCGCGGGCACGGCGCAGCGCGCAGGCGTCGTCGCGTTTGCGCAGCTTATGGCGCTGGACGTTGCAGCCCGGCCCGAACAGAGCGCGCTCCATCCGGCGGGCGTGCAGGCCGCGCACATTCTGAGCCTGTGGAACCTCACGCTGGTTATCTGCGCAGCCGTGTTCGCAGCCGTGCTTCTTGCGACGCTCGTTGCGTTACTGCGTAACCGGCGCAACGGCGACTCGCCGCCACTTGCGCCGCGACCCGGCGAGCGAACTGCGGCGCGCACGCGCAACGCCGTCATCGCGGCAACGGCTGCATCGGTCGTGTTGCTCGTCGGCCTGGTGATCGCCGACGTGATGACGGATCGCGCACTCTCGAAGCTGCCCGTCGAGAACGCGGTGCATATCGAAGTGACGGGGCAGCAATGGTGGTGGCAAGCAGTCTATTCGCCGGAAGCCGGGCAACCCGGCTTTGCGACGGCAAATGAGTTACACGTGCCCGTCGGCCGGCCCGTCATCGTCGATCTCAAGGCGGGCGATGTGATCCATACGTTCTGGGTGCCGAATCTGCACGGCAAGAAGGACATGCTGCCAGGCATCCAGACGACCATCGAATTTCGCGCCGACAAGCCCGGCATATATCGCGGCCAGTGCGCCGAGTTTTGCGGCGCCGAACATGCGCTCATGGCGATGCTCGTGGTTGCGCAATCGCCCGAGCAATACACGGCGTGGCGCGGCCAGCAGGCGACATCCGCTTCCCGTCCCTCCGACGCGCTCGCGCAACGCGGACGGCAGATCTTCGAACAGTCGAGTTGCGCCGGTTGCCATACGGTGCGTGGCTCCTCCGCACAAGGCACGCTCGGCCCGGACCTCACGCATCTGATGGGCCGTCAGACGATCGCCGCAGGCGCGCTCGCCAACACGCCCGCCGGTCTGCACCAATGGATTCGCGATCCGCAAGCGGCCAAACCAGGCACGACGATGCCAGCAGTGCCGCTGGCCGCTGACGATCTGCGTGCCGTCATCGCATGGCTGGGGACGTTGCAATGA
- a CDS encoding cytochrome c oxidase assembly protein: protein MVDLALSLNPARLRTGRVVAPACVALLTPGIAAAHVLSASGAAVPSFGWTGEPWVLALMITSLAAYGTGYWRLRRRGSARARSARVRAIHLAAFAGGWLGLALALFSPLDPLSAALFSAHMVQHESMMLIAAPLLVMGRPLGVWIWALPKGARLRFGRLVRTRAFSRCWHALTLPLIAWLLHAVALWAWHAPALFQAALLHQWAHSLQHASFLLTALLFWWTVAGDGARRQTDGHAMLSLFTTMVHTGALGALITLAPGLWYPLYVEPCSALEVDPLHDQQLGGLIMWVPAATAYLVGGLAIAARWLTRPNAPVLATRHAVILPRDGTR from the coding sequence ATGGTTGATCTCGCCCTGTCGCTGAACCCGGCGCGCTTGCGGACCGGACGCGTTGTCGCGCCGGCGTGCGTCGCGTTGCTCACGCCCGGAATCGCGGCGGCACATGTGCTGTCCGCGTCGGGCGCTGCGGTGCCTTCGTTCGGATGGACGGGCGAGCCGTGGGTGCTTGCGCTGATGATTACGAGCCTGGCTGCGTACGGCACCGGCTATTGGCGTCTGCGCAGACGCGGCTCTGCGCGCGCGCGCAGCGCCCGCGTACGCGCAATCCATCTCGCCGCGTTTGCCGGTGGCTGGCTAGGGCTCGCGCTAGCCCTGTTTTCGCCGCTCGATCCCCTCAGCGCAGCGCTTTTCTCCGCGCATATGGTGCAGCACGAATCGATGATGCTGATTGCCGCACCATTGCTCGTAATGGGCCGACCGCTCGGGGTATGGATATGGGCGCTGCCGAAGGGTGCGCGGTTGCGGTTTGGACGGCTGGTCAGGACACGCGCGTTTTCCCGGTGCTGGCACGCGCTGACCTTACCGCTTATTGCCTGGCTGCTGCACGCGGTGGCGTTGTGGGCATGGCATGCACCCGCGCTGTTCCAGGCGGCGCTGCTGCACCAATGGGCGCATTCGCTGCAGCACGCGAGTTTTCTGCTGACCGCCTTGCTCTTCTGGTGGACGGTCGCTGGCGACGGCGCGCGGCGGCAGACGGACGGCCACGCCATGCTGTCGCTGTTCACGACGATGGTCCACACGGGCGCGCTCGGCGCGCTGATCACGCTCGCGCCAGGCCTCTGGTATCCGCTGTACGTCGAACCATGCAGCGCGTTAGAGGTCGATCCGCTGCACGATCAGCAGTTGGGCGGGCTGATCATGTGGGTGCCCGCGGCGACGGCATATCTGGTGGGTGGGCTTGCAATCGCCGCGCGCTGGCTGACGCGCCCCAATGCGCCCGTGCTCGCAACGCGGCATGCGGTGATTTTGCCGCGGGATGGAACGCGATGA
- a CDS encoding c-type cytochrome, protein MKRRRTPPIRWFIACAVGGGCVLALLLIPPAPHEAAAAAQAPLADNATLARGEYVAKAGDCAACHTAAQGGAPFAGGLGLASPFGTIMSSNITPDKQFGIGQYSYEDFARAMREGVARGGKRLYPAMPYASFAKVSDDDMRALYEYIMHRVAPVAKPTPPSDVAFPFDQRWALRFWQLAFVPRGVYRPRADHDAQWNRGAYLVQSLGHCGACHTPRGAAFQERGYDESSKRYLTGGVNDHWFAPNLTGDNGSGLGRMSAAGIASFLKTGHAGGVIAYGSMVEQIEDSSQYLTDEDAQAIARYLKSLPAQKPSGTYTANADPARAPVNGNRVADELSLGFNVYRSFCARCHRDDGMGVPNAFPSLAGNPSVLTEDTTSLIRLLVEGGNSPATLTGPPRQSMPGFVGTLADVQIAQVLTYIRGAWGNNAQPVTANDVSTLRSELHK, encoded by the coding sequence ATGAAGCGACGCCGCACGCCGCCCATCCGTTGGTTCATCGCCTGCGCCGTGGGGGGCGGCTGCGTGCTCGCGCTGCTGCTCATTCCGCCGGCACCCCACGAAGCCGCCGCTGCAGCGCAGGCGCCGCTGGCCGATAACGCAACGCTCGCGCGTGGCGAATACGTCGCGAAGGCAGGCGATTGCGCAGCCTGCCACACGGCGGCACAAGGTGGCGCACCGTTCGCTGGCGGGCTGGGGCTCGCTTCGCCGTTCGGCACGATCATGTCGAGCAACATCACACCCGACAAACAATTCGGCATTGGCCAGTACAGCTATGAGGATTTCGCGCGCGCGATGCGCGAGGGCGTCGCGCGGGGCGGCAAGCGCTTGTATCCGGCGATGCCGTATGCTTCGTTTGCCAAAGTATCGGACGACGATATGCGGGCGCTCTACGAATACATCATGCATCGCGTCGCGCCCGTTGCGAAGCCGACGCCTCCTTCGGATGTGGCGTTTCCGTTCGATCAGCGCTGGGCGTTGCGCTTCTGGCAACTTGCATTCGTGCCGCGCGGTGTGTACCGGCCGCGTGCTGACCATGACGCGCAATGGAATCGCGGTGCGTATCTGGTGCAGTCGCTCGGCCATTGCGGCGCCTGCCACACGCCGCGCGGCGCAGCGTTCCAGGAGCGCGGCTACGACGAATCCTCGAAGCGTTATCTCACGGGCGGCGTCAACGATCACTGGTTCGCGCCGAACCTCACCGGCGATAACGGATCGGGCCTCGGCCGGATGAGCGCCGCCGGCATCGCGTCGTTCCTGAAGACGGGACACGCTGGCGGCGTGATCGCCTACGGCAGTATGGTCGAGCAGATCGAAGACAGCTCTCAATACCTCACCGACGAGGATGCGCAGGCAATCGCGCGCTATCTGAAGTCTCTGCCCGCGCAAAAGCCGTCCGGCACTTACACGGCGAACGCCGATCCGGCGCGCGCACCCGTCAACGGCAACCGCGTGGCCGATGAACTGTCGCTCGGCTTCAATGTGTATCGCAGTTTTTGCGCGCGCTGTCATCGCGATGACGGTATGGGCGTACCCAACGCCTTTCCTTCGCTGGCTGGCAACCCGTCTGTGCTGACGGAAGATACGACGTCGCTGATCAGGCTGCTTGTCGAAGGCGGCAATAGCCCGGCGACGCTCACGGGACCGCCGCGCCAATCGATGCCCGGCTTCGTCGGGACGCTGGCCGATGTGCAGATTGCTCAGGTGCTGACATATATCCGCGGTGCGTGGGGCAACAACGCGCAACCCGTCACCGCCAACGATGTAAGCACGCTGCGCAGCGAACTGCACAAATGA
- a CDS encoding CinA family protein → MNVARQVVSFLSSRGLKLATAESCTAGQIASCLAEIPGSGACLDVGFVTYSPSGKAGFLGVQHATMQAHGLTSEAVAREMAEGALQQEASCADVAVANTGVADASPWDGPPPGTQCFAWAYRMRDGRIVTFAETRRFSGSRNEIRHHAARYALSRIEHYFNTLGSLR, encoded by the coding sequence ATGAACGTCGCACGGCAGGTGGTGTCTTTTCTCAGCTCGCGCGGCCTCAAGCTCGCGACAGCCGAATCGTGCACGGCGGGGCAGATCGCATCGTGTCTCGCTGAAATTCCGGGAAGCGGGGCGTGCCTCGACGTAGGCTTCGTTACGTATTCCCCGTCGGGCAAGGCGGGCTTCCTCGGCGTACAGCACGCGACCATGCAGGCACATGGCCTGACGAGCGAAGCCGTCGCCCGCGAGATGGCGGAAGGCGCATTGCAGCAGGAGGCGAGTTGCGCCGATGTTGCCGTAGCCAACACCGGGGTTGCCGACGCATCGCCATGGGACGGACCGCCGCCAGGTACACAATGCTTCGCCTGGGCGTACCGCATGCGCGATGGTCGCATCGTCACGTTTGCAGAAACCCGGCGTTTCTCCGGCAGCCGCAACGAAATCCGTCATCACGCGGCTCGTTACGCGTTGTCCCGCATCGAGCATTACTTCAACACCTTGGGCTCGCTGCGTTGA
- a CDS encoding DUF2795 domain-containing protein: MSQHPAHSQDQRHPGQPSPIDVQKALAGVDYPATREKLVERARQNRANTDIVDLIDKLPDHNYDSPSAVSKEISRIQ; the protein is encoded by the coding sequence ATGTCGCAGCATCCCGCCCATTCGCAGGATCAACGTCACCCTGGCCAACCCAGTCCCATTGATGTGCAGAAGGCGTTGGCCGGCGTCGATTACCCGGCTACCCGCGAAAAACTGGTGGAGCGCGCCCGGCAGAATCGCGCCAACACGGACATCGTCGATCTCATCGACAAACTGCCCGATCACAATTACGACAGCCCATCGGCTGTATCGAAAGAAATCTCGCGCATCCAGTGA
- the phaP gene encoding TIGR01841 family phasin (Members of this family are phasins (small proteins associated with inclusions such as PHA granules). Note that several different families of phasins have been named PhaP despite very little sequence similarity to each other.) produces MSEGLIALPNDVPNTVREHDAWPVNQLSDLAQLCVETAGRIAELNSKAIHASLDEQRAVALEAANECSPFGAWRLQTSFALAGTAKAAAYLRHLNEIALDAFVDAVGGAESRINSTFTAPHGSLDEATSGVRSSLLLGDAPSTPDARAHAAQIIHDSTRG; encoded by the coding sequence ATGAGCGAAGGTCTCATTGCTTTGCCCAACGATGTACCCAACACGGTTCGCGAACACGACGCGTGGCCCGTCAACCAGTTGAGCGATCTGGCGCAGCTGTGCGTCGAGACGGCCGGGCGGATTGCGGAACTGAACAGCAAGGCGATACATGCGTCGCTCGATGAGCAGCGGGCAGTCGCGCTGGAGGCTGCCAACGAGTGTTCGCCGTTTGGCGCGTGGCGTTTGCAGACCAGTTTTGCGCTGGCGGGCACCGCAAAAGCGGCTGCTTATTTGCGGCATCTGAATGAGATCGCACTGGACGCGTTCGTCGACGCCGTTGGCGGCGCCGAGAGCCGTATCAACAGCACGTTCACGGCGCCGCACGGTTCACTCGACGAAGCGACTTCCGGCGTACGCTCGTCGCTGCTGCTCGGCGATGCTCCGTCCACGCCCGACGCTCGTGCGCACGCGGCGCAGATCATTCACGATTCGACACGGGGTTAG
- a CDS encoding GNAT family N-acetyltransferase gives MDRQIRRTVATDYPEICSWITDATVCRQWAGPAIAFPPQCDVVATELVKEGQRSFTLVEGEAVAGFGQFWVIEPGAVHIGRVIVSPRCRSRGIGRYLVQALVAQGMASTGAARATLRVARGNDRAAALYASMGFEAVPERSTPDVLFMQRP, from the coding sequence ATGGATCGACAGATAAGGCGGACGGTCGCCACCGATTACCCCGAGATCTGTTCGTGGATCACCGATGCAACCGTCTGCCGTCAATGGGCGGGGCCTGCTATCGCCTTTCCTCCACAGTGTGATGTCGTGGCGACAGAACTCGTGAAAGAAGGGCAGCGGAGTTTCACCCTGGTTGAAGGAGAGGCCGTAGCCGGATTCGGGCAATTCTGGGTGATCGAGCCGGGCGCAGTTCATATCGGACGGGTCATCGTGTCGCCGCGCTGCCGCAGCAGAGGCATCGGACGTTATCTCGTGCAGGCACTCGTCGCACAAGGGATGGCGTCAACGGGCGCAGCCCGCGCGACGCTCCGGGTTGCACGCGGAAACGACCGCGCCGCGGCCCTGTATGCGAGCATGGGCTTCGAAGCGGTGCCCGAACGCTCCACGCCGGACGTCCTGTTCATGCAGCGGCCTTGA